In the genome of bacterium, one region contains:
- a CDS encoding GxxExxY protein — MIQCIIKVHQTLGPGFLESIYRFKSCRCKGGYSCKLC, encoded by the coding sequence ATAATTCAATGTATTATCAAGGTACACCAGACACTGGGGCCAGGTTTTCTGGAGAGTATTTACCGCTTTAAAAGCTGCAGGTGTAAAGGTGGCTATTCTTGTAAACTTTGCTAA